Proteins co-encoded in one Alphaproteobacteria bacterium genomic window:
- a CDS encoding LLM class F420-dependent oxidoreductase, translated as MKGTDGMHIGVAMFCTDYAIPPVALAIALESRDFESLWLPEHSHIPLSRASAWPQGGELPKRYYDVMDPFVTLGAAAAVTGRLKLATGICLVAQRDPIQTAKQIATLDQISNGRFLFGIGAGWNADEMANHGTVFETRYKVMRENIEAMRCIWTESKPEYHGEFVNFDPMMTWPKPIQKPCPPVIVGGEFPHGARRALSYGDGWVPHAMRPDYALLDKMPAFREMEKSAGRRIPVTAFGAPHDPDTWRAYEDAGIDRIVLSIDSEPSDMVLPKLDSWAKRI; from the coding sequence ATGAAAGGAACCGACGGCATGCATATCGGCGTCGCCATGTTTTGTACGGATTATGCAATTCCGCCCGTTGCATTGGCCATCGCGCTCGAATCGCGCGACTTTGAATCCCTGTGGCTGCCGGAACACAGCCACATTCCCTTATCGCGCGCCTCCGCCTGGCCGCAGGGCGGCGAACTGCCGAAACGGTATTACGATGTCATGGACCCCTTTGTAACGCTGGGCGCGGCAGCGGCCGTGACAGGCAGATTGAAACTGGCGACCGGCATCTGCCTGGTTGCGCAGCGGGACCCAATCCAGACGGCGAAGCAGATAGCGACGCTCGACCAGATTTCAAACGGCCGGTTCCTGTTTGGGATCGGGGCCGGCTGGAATGCGGATGAAATGGCGAACCACGGCACGGTATTCGAAACCCGCTACAAGGTCATGCGAGAGAATATCGAAGCGATGCGCTGTATCTGGACAGAGTCCAAACCGGAATACCACGGCGAATTCGTCAATTTCGATCCAATGATGACGTGGCCGAAGCCAATCCAGAAGCCCTGCCCGCCCGTCATTGTCGGCGGTGAATTTCCCCATGGCGCGCGGCGGGCGTTATCCTACGGGGACGGGTGGGTTCCCCATGCCATGCGACCTGACTACGCGTTGCTGGACAAAATGCCAGCGTTCCGCGAAATGGAAAAAAGCGCCGGCCGCAGGATACCGGTCACCGCCTTTGGCGCACCACACGATCCGGATACATGGCGCGCATATGAAGACGCCGGGATAGATCGTATCGTTCTAAGCATCGACTCGGAGCCGTCAGATATGGTACTGCCTAAACTGGATTCGTGGGCAAAGAGAATCTAG